One genomic region from Spirochaetota bacterium encodes:
- a CDS encoding radical SAM protein translates to MLRAPSHRERHERIRTMLPSLARMLTACISCGHGCGVNRVAGARGTCRTTGNFRNAEVSSHTLHFGEEPPLVGKGGSGTVFFSRCNLACVYCQNHQISHEGAGSIVDPDMLAERYHDLAVKGAVNINLVSPTHYLYPLLEAVAIASERGMNLPLVYNTNGYDSVPVLRLLDGIIDIYLPDAKYSTDALAKKYSGAENYVSANRAAIREMYRQTGALEVHEGVARHGTIIRHLVLPDDIAGSYDLLLWLSDSGMKDATLSLMSQYAPKHRAAEHPPLARTVTAQEYHDVIEYASSLGFTHILAQELGSNEVYFPDFKNDMPFKQ, encoded by the coding sequence ATGCTGCGTGCGCCATCGCATAGAGAACGACATGAACGGATACGGACGATGCTTCCGTCGCTCGCCCGCATGCTCACTGCCTGCATATCCTGCGGTCATGGGTGCGGCGTCAATCGTGTCGCCGGCGCTCGCGGAACATGCAGGACAACGGGAAATTTCCGCAATGCGGAAGTATCATCGCACACGCTCCATTTCGGCGAGGAGCCGCCGCTCGTCGGGAAGGGCGGATCGGGCACCGTGTTCTTCTCGCGATGCAATCTCGCCTGCGTATATTGCCAGAACCATCAGATAAGCCATGAGGGCGCGGGCTCCATCGTCGATCCGGATATGCTCGCCGAGCGGTATCACGACCTTGCCGTGAAAGGCGCGGTCAATATCAATCTGGTCTCGCCGACGCACTATCTCTATCCATTGCTCGAGGCGGTAGCGATAGCGAGCGAACGCGGCATGAACCTTCCGCTCGTCTATAATACCAATGGCTACGATTCCGTTCCGGTGCTGCGGCTCCTTGACGGCATCATCGATATCTATCTCCCGGACGCCAAGTACAGCACGGATGCGCTCGCGAAAAAGTATTCGGGCGCAGAGAATTATGTGTCGGCTAACCGTGCGGCGATACGCGAGATGTACCGCCAGACCGGCGCGCTCGAGGTCCATGAAGGGGTGGCGCGACACGGCACCATCATCCGTCATCTTGTGCTGCCCGATGATATCGCCGGGAGCTATGACCTCCTGCTCTGGCTTTCCGATTCGGGGATGAAGGATGCAACCCTCTCTCTCATGAGCCAATATGCGCCGAAGCATCGCGCGGCAGAACACCCGCCGCTCGCGCGCACGGTCACCGCACAGGAATACCACGATGTGATAGAATACGCTTCGTCGCTCGGGTTCACGCATATCCTCGCGCAGGAGTTGGGGAGCAATGAGGTCTATTTCCCGGATTTCAAGAATGACATGCCGTTCAAGCAGTAG